A segment of the Capricornis sumatraensis isolate serow.1 chromosome 8, serow.2, whole genome shotgun sequence genome:
CTGGTACATGGTGCACTTCATAAGCAGCTGCTGatgaaataaattaagaaaaaaaagtagccGAGTTTTGGGAGTGGAGGTCGTGTCCTCTTCCTCGTTGATGTCTGAGCTCCTAGGACAGCTCTGGGTGTGTGGAAGAGAACGGAACCACACCTCATTCcacagggtggggcgggggggtgggagtgggatcTGAGATGAGTGGACAGCCACAGCTTTCCCTGGCTTAACAAGTTGGGCAGGTCACCTCTGAACGACCACTGTGGACTAAACCAACTGGCCGGAGCTCAGACAGGCTCGgggtgaaggaggaggaagaCGCTGATGAATGAGAGCAGTGACTATAGGAGGAGGGGAGGCAAGGGAGAAAATAGAGGGAGCAGAGAACAGGCAGTTGGCAAGAGTGCCGAGCACCCGTACCTTCTGGCCTACAACCTCACGACAAAACTCAGACAGCATCTAAGAGGCATTCCCCCAGTTTATTCACTGGTCTCTCCCTTCAGTAAGCATTGGCCAAGCCCCAGCAGTTGGCTGGACACAGCCTGCCCCTCGGCACATGCAGTCAACAGTCAactctggggtggggtggaggggggggcgCAGATGCGCAAACACCTGAGTACACCCCACTCTCTCCCTGCACCACAGAGGAGGGGGTGGCCATCTCCATCAGAATGTTGAATAAAAAACCTGGTCCTgtcatgctaagtcatttcagtcgtgtctgactctttgcgatcctatggactgtagcccaccaggctcctctgtccatggaatttcccactccagtgggttgccacgctcttctccaggggatcttcctgacccagggatggaacccacgtctcttatgtctcctgcactggcaagggggttctttaccactagggccacctggtcTCCAATAATAGAGCACAGAGGTGGAAGATCAGATTAGACCGAGATCCCTCACTGAACAAGGGCCCGAGAGGTCCAGCCACATGGCTGGGTCACTGAGAGCAGTTTGGAGTGGCAGGACCTCCAGGTGGACAAGGGGGAGGCTAGTGTGGATTTCAAGGTCAGAGAGAGGCCAGAAGAGGCCAGAGCCAGGTGACCTCTTGGCTGGTGAAGAGTCTAGGCTTTCCTCAGTGACCCACGGGGAGCTCTTGCAGCATCTCTGAGCCAGGAGGGCTTTTCATTTCCAGCAATCGCCCCAGCTGGTGTGTGGGGCATGGATGAAGGGGGAGCTCAaaccagaggcagggaggccaaAGCAACCTGCCCAGCAAGTTAAGATCAGACAGGTGAGGAGAACATTACAAGTAAAGCAGGGATGGACTTGTGAAGGAGGTGAAGGAAAGAGGGAACCAAGAGGACTCCCAGGCACATGGTTTGGGTCTCCGGGTCCTCTGGGATGGAGGAGCGGAAAGGCCCAGAATTGGGAGAAGGAGGGGTGCTCCTTCATCAAGTGCATCCAACGAGGCGATGGCCAACTCATTTGGGTATGTGAGACAGGAACAGAGAGGAGGGGCCTCTCTGGAGAGTCAGCAGGACACACTGCGACTGCGGACGTGCTCCAGATGCCCCAAGGGGCAGGGGGCTGAAGACGAAAAAGAGAAGAGTGCCTACACCAGAATCCAGGCGGCCAGTGCCAGGAAGGAGTTAAGTGCAGCCAGGGGAGGCTGCTTGTCTGAGCCGGCACAGCCAGAGAAGCAGGGGGAGGAGGGTCAGTATCAGCCGGACTGAGGTCCCTCCGTGAGTTGTGGCTTGGAATGGCAGGAACTTGGGGCAAGCCAAGAGGTGGGGGGGCTTCAGGCCTGGGCACCCATAATCTCAAAGGGAGCTCTCTGTGTGGGAAGCAGGGAGGCGGTGGTTGGAGCTGGAGTGCTTGTCCTCGGTCTCCTTCTCCCTACAGCAGCCCTAGCCCCTTGCACCCTGCCCTAAACCCTGCGTACTTCTTCCCGCATCACGCCATCACCGGACTTTACCAGAACCCCATCACTTCCTTATTACCAGATGTCCTATAGGGTACTGAACTGGCCCGAGTGCCCCCGCAACTCCACGTTTACAGGATGCCGTCATCCACGAACCACCTGTGTCCCTGTGTCTGCCAGCATCCCACCTGTGGCTGACAGTCGGCCCGGGTGCCTTGTGTCCTTCCCAGCTCAGAGCTCTCTGGGCCGAGCCTCCTCAGGGTGGGCCACTCAGCCGGACCACACCGGCCCCTTGCCCCACCATCCCCAGCCAGGGCCTTGGCAGGCGCCACCCCCAGAAACCAGGCCAGAATCAAAAATACGTTTGCAAGAAGCCGGGGAATTTTATTGAATTAGCTTTTCTTTTCAGTGgagaagcagaggaatcagaaaggAGCCAGgtcagggaggggaggaagcagacctgggggtgggggcagggcagggcggggAGCGGCCTCCCTCAGGAAGGGCAGTGGCCGGGCGCAGAGTGGCCGAGGCGCCTTGCAATGCCTCCCTCACTCCTGCAGGGAGCCACCAGCTCTCTCCTCCTCTGGGTGCTGAAGACAGAGGGAGGGACCGCCTGGCAGAATTAAGGCCTACTGTTTTCTGGAACCCGGCGACCGGAGTTGCTGCCGGAGGTTCCTGGAAAaggaaggaggcaaaagaccttcAGGCTGGAGGAGACCCACCTCAGGCCAGCCTGGCCCCCCACAGGAGGGCCCCAAACTCCAAATAGGTCAGGAGGTCGGGGGCAGGGGTAGGTGATGGGGATTCTGTtactgtctgagggactctctcCACAGCAGCCCCATGCGTCTGTGGGGCAGCAAGGAAAACGGAGGAGCAGGTGACCACCGCTGCTCCAGCCCCATCCCCCTCCCTACACGGgggagcccagccctgcctcctgcctcccccctacccccaccccaggccgaTGAATAGGAGCCTGATCGCCTCTCCCACTGGGTTATCTTCTTACCTCCTGTGGTGAAACCGATCAacctgggagagaggagagaggcagcCGTGAACGGGAGGCAACCAAGAGCGGCCGCTTAGCTGTCCTCACCTGGAGCCTCTCAGGAGCCCTTGGAGCCCCTGAGTTGGGCTCTTTTCCCAGCTGTGCCCCCAGGCCACAGGGCAGCAGCATCAGGTGAACCCAGACCtgtcctgtctgtctgtctgtctgtgaagCCTCAGAAGATGTTATTGAGCATTTGCTGGGAATTTTGTCCTCCTTTTGTTTCACTGGACCCTCTACCCTTCCCTTGAGCCTACAAGGATGGCCTGGCCCCTGCAAATAGTCTGAAGGCAGTTCAATCTCTAGATTAACGGATTTGTTGGGCTGTCCTGAATCCAAGCTCATACTTTTCCAGCATGAGATATTTTCTCCATGGTCCCTAGCCCTGCCAAGTCTAATCCAGAAGCCCAGATGAGAAGGTTAAGGGAAACGCCCCCACAGTCCGATGCCAGGGGACAAGGAAGAAGCTCTGGTCTTGGATTTTGGTCCAAGCTGTTAGAGTGCAGACAGATGCCCTCCCCTGCCAGACACGATCCCTAAGACCCTGCCTGttctgaaagcacagagtcccccAGTTCCCTTCCTGCGGGACCTACTTGGCATCCTGGCCCTCCAGCAGGCTGCGGTAGGTGGCGATCTCCTGTTCCAGTCGCGTCTTGATGTCCAGCAGCATCTTGTACTCCTGGTTCTGGCACTCCATCTCACTGCGGAGCTCGCTCAGCTGGGCCTCGATGCTGCTGATGAGACCCTGGATCTGCTGCAGCTGCAGGGCGTAGCGGCATTCCGTCTCCGCCAACGTGCTCTCCAGCCCGGCTTTCTGGTTGGACAGCAGAGGAGAAGGTCTGAGGGATgccaggcctgggggaggggcctCGAGGGGGCAGCCACAGGGCAGAGGGCAGCCAGTGTACCATGCTCAGCTGGGACTGCAGCTCGATCTCCAGGCCCTGGAGCGTGCGCCTGAGCTCGGTGATCTCTGTCTTGCTGGTCTGGATCATGGCCGTGCTGGAAGACACCTCCTTGTTCAGCTCGGCACTCTGGAATTCAAGCAGGACGGAGGTGACGGAGGAGCCCAGCTGGATGGCCCAGGCACCCTCTGGCTCGGCTGGGTGAGACAGCCAGGTACCTTGCTGTGGAACCATTCCTCGGCATCCCGGCGGTTCTTCTCCGCCATGGCCTCGTACTGCTCTCTCATCTCTGCCAGCACGCGGGTCAGGTCAATGCCTGGAGTGGCGTCCATCTCCACGTTGACCTGGCCGACCATCTGGTTGCTGAACTCCTTCATCTCCTGTGAGGATGGGAAAGGAAGATGCGTGAAACTCCTCAGCCTGCCTTTCCTCGGCTCTGAATGCTACCAGAATGTTCCAGAAAGTGCTTCGAGGTTCCACTGTGGAGAGCTGAGTCTGACCTCAGCAGAGGGCTCCCCATTCTTGCTGGAGGTGATTCAGCCACAGCAGGCCCAGCTCCCCCCCTCACCTCCTCGTGGTTCTTCTTCAGGTAGGCCAGCTCCTCGTTCAGGCTCTCAATCTGCATCTCCAGATCCGTCTTGGTCAGGGTCAGCTCATCCAGCACCCTGCGCAGGCCGTTGATGTCGGCCTCCACACTCTGGCGCAGGGTCAGCTCGTTCTCATacctaatatttttttaaatgaaaaacaacacagaaatggTATTAGGAATTGAAGGTTTTGAGCAGAAGTCACACATAGTCCTTGCTTGGctctgcaataaacctttctctgctcaaattaaaaaaaaaaaaaaatgaaagaaacagagggagagagagagaaagggacagaaatgAAATTGGAGACACCCCTACCCTCCTCTGAACTCTGCTCCTTCCCCAAGACCTTTACTCCTGGGATGCTAGGATTACATTGATCAGAGGAACATTCGTCTAAAACAAGAACGGCTGAGAAAGCGGGAGGAGGGAAATAAAACTCACTTGAGCCTGAAGTCATCGGCAGCCAGCCGGGCATTGTCAATCTCCAGGATGATCCGGTTGTTGTCAATGGTGGCCGCCAAGATCTGCAAAATAGAGAAGGTGACCGCTGGAGGGTCCACGAGCTCAGGGAGGAGGACTGAGAAAACATGGGCTGGACGGGTGGCCGTGCAGCTCTGCCTGCTCCCTTCCCCTGCGGGCTGGGACAAGGCACTTCTGTTTGGGCCTCAGTTCCTCTCTGTAAAGTGAAGGATGAGATAGGTCCCCCCAGTTCATTCTGTCACTCCAGCGTTCTGTGTCTGGTCATGGTGATCTGTACGTGCATTGCAGGGGAGCCACCCCATCAGGGATGTCTGTGGTTAGTCATTCTCCACAGCCACACTAGCAATCTGATAAGGTCACTGTCGTGAGCCCCTTCCTTCTCCTTAAGATCaggagaggggacttccctggtggtccaggggttaggaatcCGAGCTCCCAGGGGaagttgggttcaatccctggtcggggaactggatCCCGTAAGTCACAATTTAAAAATCCCCTGTGCTGCAACCGGGACCTGCATAGCCTAATTAattacctaatttttaaaaatcaggaaagaaTCAGCCTCGCTCCCTACAGTTCATAACTTCACTGGAGCTGGCCTCCCCACTGAGCAGAGTGGAATTTCAATAAATATCCCCATCCATTTGAATTTCCTGTCTCAACTTTTGTGTTCCAAAGCACTTAAAATCCACCCCACATAGCTGGGACCCAGCCCAGGCAGGTGGATTTCTGTTCCAACAAGCTGGCCTCACAGAGTGAGAGAATCTCAGCTTAGCACTGCCTGCATCTCCCCCACCTGCTTGAGGCCAGTTGAGAACACCAGTTTAAAGGGGGCCCCTACAAAACAAACCAGTGTTCCCAGACCAATGAATGAACATGTATTCCTTTCTCTGTTGATTTTATCCATTCTTAGTGGCTTTTAAAGCTGTCACGGTTTCCAAATAACCCAGTGGGTTAGGATTATAGAGATCAAGTCGCTAACAACATAACTGTTTggaaagcagtaaaaaaaaaaaaaaaaaaaaaaaaagttggcatgaataagaacaataaaaatgaataatgagaGAAAATGCATAGCATGAGAAAGACCATGCAGAGAGGTGTTGGAACACAAAAGAGAGGCTTGATAGGCAGTAAAAGCCTAGATTTTCACCCAAAGAAAGGGTGAGAACTCCATCCACACTGCATCTGCTGGTCCCTGGAGACCCTGCATTTCGTGGCCATCGAGTCTCTGCCCTGCTCGCAAGAGAACCCTGCTCAACCTGCAAGGGCTCACCTTTTCCCGGAGTTCATCTATGGTCTTGAAGTAGGGACTGTAGTCACGCTCCGGGCTGGTCGGGGTCTGCTTCAGGTGCCAGTCTCGGATCTTCACCTCCAGGTCAGCGTTGGCCTCCTCCAGCGCACGCACCTTCTCCAGGTAGGAGGCCAGGCGGTCGTTGAGATTCTGCATGGTGATCTTCTCGTTGCCAGAGAGGAGGCCGCCATCTCCACCACCGAAGTCACCGAAGCCTCCACCAAAACCCCCACCAAAGCCACCTCCGAAGCCACCTCCGAAGCTGCCTCCAAAGCCACCCCCATAGCCACTACCGGCCCCTCCACCGAAGCCGCAGCTCACACCACCCCCAAAGCCCCCAGCAGATCCCCCAGAGACAAACCGGGTTGAGCAGGTAGAGATACTGCGACCTCCTCCAAGCTGGCAAGAGCCAGCCCCGAAGCCACCTCCATAGCTGGCGGAGGAACTCTGCAGGCGACAGCTCATGGTGAGAGTGAGATGGGCAGAGAGCAGGTGCGGCAGGAGCTTGGCTTGGTCTGGCCGAGGACTGTGGCTCTCCTCCGCAGTGGATGCCTTTTATACACCTTCCAAGGGGTTGGACAGTGGcactctcttctc
Coding sequences within it:
- the KRT13 gene encoding keratin, type I cytoskeletal 13; translated protein: MSCRLQSSSASYGGGFGAGSCQLGGGRSISTCSTRFVSGGSAGGFGGGVSCGFGGGAGSGYGGGFGGSFGGGFGGGFGGGFGGGFGDFGGGDGGLLSGNEKITMQNLNDRLASYLEKVRALEEANADLEVKIRDWHLKQTPTSPERDYSPYFKTIDELREKILAATIDNNRIILEIDNARLAADDFRLKYENELTLRQSVEADINGLRRVLDELTLTKTDLEMQIESLNEELAYLKKNHEEEMKEFSNQMVGQVNVEMDATPGIDLTRVLAEMREQYEAMAEKNRRDAEEWFHSKSAELNKEVSSSTAMIQTSKTEITELRRTLQGLEIELQSQLSMKAGLESTLAETECRYALQLQQIQGLISSIEAQLSELRSEMECQNQEYKMLLDIKTRLEQEIATYRSLLEGQDAK